One part of the Phragmites australis chromosome 3, lpPhrAust1.1, whole genome shotgun sequence genome encodes these proteins:
- the LOC133911060 gene encoding peroxidase 2-like produces the protein MATTVAGTSKMAILAALTLLLLATECRASPYYPLELGYYNDKCPHAEAIVKGVVEKAIYQNPGLGAAAIRFLFHDCFVEGCDASILLDPTPFSPTPEKLSAPNNPSLRGFELFDAIKDAVEAACPGVVSCADIIAFTARDASYFHSKGKVYFDMPAGRRDGTFSNASEPLKFLAPSTSNLSDLISSFADKGLSVEDLVVLSGAHTIGQSHCSAFVPDRLQSPSDINGGFAGFLRGRCPANPTDNDDDPTAMQDVVTPNELDNQYYKNVLSHTVLFTSDAALLTSPETAKMVEDNANIPGWWEDRFKKAMVKMASIEVKTGYQGQIRKNCRAINYY, from the exons ATGGCGACTACTGTTGCTGGTACATCTAAGATGGCCATTTTAGCCGCACTTACCTTGCTGCTCCTAGCCACGGAGTGCCGAGCCAGCCCTTACTACCCTCTGGAGCTGGGGTACTACAACGACAAGTGCCCCCATGCCGAGGCCATCGTCAAGGGCGTCGTCGAGAAGGCCATCTACCAGAACCCAGGCCTCGGCGCTGCCGCCATCCGATTCctcttccacgactgcttcgtcgAG GGTTGTGATGCTTCGATCCTTCTGGACCCGACCCCGTTTAGCCCGACTCCGGAGAAGCTCAGCGCACCCAACAACCCGAGCCTGCGCGGCTTCGAGCTGTTCGACGCCATCAAGGACGCCGTCGAGGCTGCCTGCCCCGGTGTCGTCTCTTGCGCTGACATCATCGCCTTTACGGCCCGCGACGCGTCTTACTTCCACAGTAAGGGCAAGGTCTACTTCGACATGCCGGCGGGCCGCCGCGACGGCACCTTCTCCAACGCCTCCGAGCCACTCAAATTCCTGGCCCCGTCGACGTCCAACCTCAGCGATCTCATCTCCAGCTTCGCAGACAAGGGGCTGTCAGTGGAGGATCTGGTCGTCCTCTCCGGCGCACACACTATCGGGCAGTCGCACTGCTCGGCCTTCGTACCCGACCGCCTCCAGTCCCCCTCCGACATCAACGGCGGGTTCGCCGGGTTCTTGAGAGGCCGATGCCCGGCCAACCCGACGGACAACGACGACGACCCGACGGCCATGCAGGACGTGGTGACGCCTAACGAGCTGGACAACCAGTATTACAAGAACGTGCTGTCGCACACAGTGCTGTTCACCTCGGACGCCGCTCTCCTGACGTCGCCGGAGACGGCGAAGATGGTGGAGGACAACGCTAACATCCCCGGGTGGTGGGAGGACAGGTTCAAGAAGGCCATGGTGAAGATGGCTAGCATCGAGGTGAAGACCGGGTACCAGGGTCAGATCAGGAAGAACTGCCGGGCGATCAACTACTACTAG